In Janthinobacterium sp. J1-1, a single genomic region encodes these proteins:
- a CDS encoding PLP-dependent aminotransferase family protein, whose translation MHASRIIATLPLDRALATPLFRQLYAAMKTAILDGSLAPGTQLPPTRAFCALLPLPISRQTVLNAYALLAAEGYLDGAVGKGTYVSRAVPAALAPPAKPGLLRPLSTRGQGVVTAMEQVAFHRSPLRAFRVGMPRIDHFPFDVWKRLEARRWRRPDHRFGYGDPAGFLPLRELLCVYLQAARGVRCTPQQIVITSGSQQALFLLSTILLAPGDAAWMESPGYRGASGTLQANGAQVFPVPVDGEGLDVAYGAAHCPQAKLVYVTPSHQLPLGVSMSLPRRLALLDWAARNRAWVVEDDYDSEYRYTGAPLASLQSLDRAGCVVYVGTLSKVLFPGLRLGYMVAPPALAEALVQAKAVVDRHTAIVPQMALADFIAEGHFGRHIRRTRDSNAERRDVLLRGLARELDDELVCGPADSGLELCAYFRRQHAEEQVSQAGLARGIELRPLGHYADPGASAACATPAGLLLGFAAIPPDDIDHGVRVLGQLLRGR comes from the coding sequence ATGCACGCCTCCCGTATTATCGCCACGCTGCCGCTCGACCGCGCGCTGGCCACGCCGCTGTTCCGCCAGCTGTATGCGGCCATGAAAACCGCCATCCTCGACGGCAGCCTGGCGCCCGGCACGCAACTGCCGCCGACGCGCGCGTTTTGCGCCTTGCTGCCGCTGCCGATATCGCGCCAGACCGTGCTCAATGCCTACGCGCTGCTGGCGGCCGAAGGCTATCTCGATGGCGCGGTCGGCAAGGGCACCTATGTCAGCCGCGCTGTGCCGGCGGCGCTGGCGCCGCCAGCCAAACCCGGCCTGCTGCGGCCCTTGTCAACGCGCGGGCAGGGCGTGGTGACGGCCATGGAACAGGTGGCGTTTCACCGCAGCCCCTTGCGCGCATTCCGGGTCGGCATGCCGCGCATCGACCATTTTCCTTTCGATGTATGGAAACGCCTCGAAGCGCGGCGCTGGCGCCGGCCCGACCACCGTTTCGGCTATGGCGACCCGGCCGGCTTTTTGCCGCTGCGCGAGCTGCTGTGCGTCTACCTGCAGGCGGCGCGCGGCGTGCGCTGCACGCCGCAGCAGATCGTCATCACCTCGGGCTCGCAGCAGGCGCTGTTTTTACTGTCGACCATTTTGCTGGCGCCCGGCGACGCGGCCTGGATGGAGTCGCCCGGCTACCGGGGCGCCAGCGGCACCCTGCAAGCAAACGGCGCACAGGTGTTTCCGGTGCCGGTCGACGGCGAAGGGCTGGACGTGGCGTATGGCGCGGCGCACTGCCCGCAAGCGAAGCTGGTGTATGTGACGCCGTCGCACCAGCTGCCGCTGGGCGTGAGCATGAGCCTGCCGCGCCGCCTGGCCCTGCTGGACTGGGCCGCGCGCAACCGGGCCTGGGTGGTGGAAGACGATTACGACAGCGAATACCGCTACACGGGCGCGCCGCTGGCCTCGCTGCAAAGCCTGGACCGGGCCGGCTGCGTGGTCTACGTCGGCACCTTGTCCAAGGTGCTGTTCCCGGGACTGCGGCTGGGCTATATGGTGGCGCCGCCGGCGCTGGCCGAGGCACTGGTGCAGGCCAAGGCGGTGGTCGACCGCCACACGGCCATCGTGCCGCAGATGGCGCTGGCCGACTTTATCGCCGAAGGCCATTTCGGTCGCCATATCCGCCGCACGCGCGACAGCAACGCCGAGCGGCGCGACGTGCTGCTGCGCGGCCTGGCGCGCGAACTCGATGACGAACTGGTGTGCGGCCCGGCCGACAGCGGCCTGGAACTGTGCGCATACTTTCGCCGCCAGCACGCTGAAGAGCAGGTCTCGCAGGCGGGGCTGGCACGCGGCATCGAACTGCGCCCGCTGGGCCACTATGCCGACCCGGGCGCCAGCGCCGCCTGCGCCACGCCGGCCGGTTTGCTGCTGGGCTTTGCGGCGATTCCTCCAGATGACATCGACCATGGTGTGCGCGTGCTGGGCCAACTGCTGCGCGGCCGATAA
- a CDS encoding AEC family transporter codes for MLTILAITFPFFALVLCGYLAVRRALLPTAAIPGLNSFVLYFALPCMLYRFGAATPIAQLLDASVFGVYLLCALVMVGVTMTMTLSHRIDWNNAAFGALVAAFPNTGFMGVPLLLTLLGPRSSGPVIVTIVVDMLITSSLCIALSRVGSGGAHGSRAAVVNALKGMAGNPMPWAIILGGLVSWLEISLPKPLTQTVGLLADAASPVALFTIGAVLARSQMQTADPAPLGEYVPVALKKLLLHPLLVWGTGHAAIALGAPLDPFALTCMVLVACLPSASNVSLLSERFGANTARIARIILVSTALSFLTFSAAVSWLR; via the coding sequence CGTGCGGCGCGCGCTGCTGCCCACCGCCGCCATCCCCGGCCTGAACAGCTTCGTGCTGTACTTCGCCTTGCCGTGCATGTTGTACCGCTTCGGCGCGGCCACGCCGATCGCGCAACTGCTCGACGCCAGCGTGTTCGGCGTCTATCTGCTGTGCGCGCTGGTGATGGTGGGGGTGACGATGACCATGACGCTGTCGCACCGCATCGACTGGAACAACGCCGCCTTTGGCGCGCTGGTAGCGGCGTTTCCGAACACGGGTTTCATGGGTGTGCCGCTGCTATTGACCTTGCTCGGTCCCCGTTCGTCCGGCCCCGTGATCGTCACCATCGTGGTCGACATGCTGATCACCAGCTCGCTGTGCATCGCCCTGTCGCGCGTGGGCAGCGGCGGCGCGCACGGCAGCCGCGCGGCCGTCGTCAATGCCCTGAAGGGCATGGCCGGCAATCCGATGCCGTGGGCGATCATCCTGGGCGGGCTGGTGTCGTGGCTGGAGATTTCCCTGCCCAAGCCGCTGACACAGACCGTGGGCCTGCTGGCCGACGCCGCCTCGCCGGTGGCGTTATTTACCATCGGCGCCGTGCTGGCCCGTTCGCAGATGCAGACCGCCGACCCGGCGCCGCTCGGGGAGTATGTGCCGGTGGCGCTGAAAAAACTGCTGCTCCATCCGCTGCTGGTGTGGGGCACGGGCCACGCCGCCATCGCGCTCGGCGCGCCGCTCGATCCGTTCGCATTGACCTGCATGGTGCTGGTGGCCTGCCTGCCCAGCGCCAGCAATGTGTCGCTCTTGTCCGAGCGCTTCGGCGCCAACACCGCGCGCATCGCCCGCATTATCCTGGTCTCGACGGCGCTGTCGTTCCTGACGTTTTCGGCCGCCGTCAGCTGGCTGCGCTGA
- a CDS encoding DNA-3-methyladenine glycosylase I yields MTVTRCSWANPANPRYLAYHDTEWGVPCHDERTLFEMLNLEGAQAGLSWETILNKRDTYRAAFDGWDAQKIAAYGPDKVASLLADPGIVRNRLKVAATITNAQAYLRLLEEGQTLDGFLWAYVDGQPIVNHFQPGEFPAKTALSDRLSKDLAKRGFKFVGSTIMYAYMQGIGMVNDHAPTCFCRTGR; encoded by the coding sequence ATGACCGTCACCCGCTGCTCCTGGGCCAATCCGGCCAATCCCCGCTACCTGGCCTACCACGACACGGAGTGGGGCGTGCCCTGCCACGACGAGCGCACCCTGTTCGAAATGCTGAACCTGGAAGGCGCGCAGGCGGGCCTGAGCTGGGAGACCATCCTCAACAAGCGCGACACCTACCGCGCCGCCTTCGACGGCTGGGATGCGCAGAAAATCGCCGCCTACGGCCCGGACAAGGTGGCCTCCCTGCTGGCCGACCCCGGCATCGTGCGCAACCGCCTGAAGGTGGCTGCCACCATCACGAATGCGCAAGCCTATCTGCGCCTGCTGGAAGAAGGGCAGACACTGGACGGTTTTCTGTGGGCGTATGTCGATGGCCAGCCGATCGTCAATCATTTCCAGCCGGGCGAGTTTCCCGCCAAGACGGCGCTGTCGGACCGGTTGTCGAAGGACCTGGCCAAGCGCGGCTTCAAGTTTGTCGGCTCGACCATCATGTACGCCTACATGCAGGGCATCGGCATGGTCAATGACCATGCGCCCACCTGCTTTTGCCGCACGGGCCGCTGA
- a CDS encoding OsmC family protein has protein sequence MQQFFATVAWQRDGQDFAGQRYSRGHAWQFDGGLTVPASSSPLSVPLPMSIAANVDPEEALVAATSSCHMLFFLSLAAQRGHVIDDYRDQAVGELSRNGDGKLAMTRIVLRPRVQWAGDAPAAEALAALHHDAHERCYIASSLKADVVVEAP, from the coding sequence ATGCAGCAATTTTTCGCCACCGTCGCCTGGCAGCGCGACGGCCAGGATTTCGCCGGCCAGCGCTACAGCCGTGGTCACGCCTGGCAGTTTGACGGCGGCCTGACGGTGCCCGCCTCCTCGTCGCCGCTGTCGGTGCCGCTGCCGATGTCGATTGCCGCCAACGTCGATCCGGAAGAGGCGCTGGTGGCGGCCACCTCGAGCTGCCACATGCTGTTCTTTCTGTCGCTGGCGGCGCAGCGCGGCCATGTGATCGATGACTACCGCGACCAGGCCGTCGGTGAATTGAGCAGGAATGGCGACGGCAAGCTGGCCATGACGCGCATCGTGCTGCGCCCGCGCGTCCAATGGGCCGGTGACGCTCCGGCAGCCGAGGCGCTGGCGGCGCTGCACCACGACGCGCATGAGCGCTGCTATATCGCCAGTTCGCTCAAGGCCGACGTGGTGGTGGAGGCGCCCTGA
- a CDS encoding FMN-binding negative transcriptional regulator, protein MYTPTSYREERLEVLHALMASHPLGALVRMAQDGLCADHLPFEIAPPTPDAPLGTLRAHVARANPLWRSDGVETMVIFQGPHAYITPAWYAEKELSGEEVPTFDYAVVHAHGTLRVIDDRDWLLAFLERLTTRHEADQPQPWQVGDAPPAYIDKLLKAIVGIEIPLARLEGKWKMEQKNSLQDRTRVASELSRGSMPEPARQLAALMAKSLSAAS, encoded by the coding sequence ATGTACACCCCGACAAGCTATCGCGAAGAACGCCTGGAAGTGCTGCATGCGCTGATGGCGTCCCACCCGCTGGGCGCGCTGGTACGCATGGCGCAAGACGGCTTGTGCGCCGACCACCTGCCGTTCGAGATCGCGCCGCCCACGCCGGATGCGCCCCTCGGCACCCTGCGCGCCCATGTGGCGCGCGCCAATCCGCTATGGCGCAGCGACGGCGTGGAGACCATGGTGATCTTCCAGGGGCCGCACGCCTATATCACGCCGGCCTGGTATGCCGAGAAAGAGCTGAGCGGCGAAGAAGTGCCGACCTTTGACTACGCCGTGGTGCATGCGCACGGCACGCTGCGGGTAATCGACGACCGCGACTGGCTGCTCGCTTTCCTGGAGCGGCTGACGACCCGCCATGAAGCGGATCAGCCGCAGCCGTGGCAGGTCGGTGACGCGCCGCCCGCGTATATCGACAAGCTGCTCAAAGCCATCGTCGGCATCGAGATTCCGCTGGCGCGGCTGGAAGGCAAATGGAAGATGGAGCAGAAGAACAGCCTGCAGGACCGCACGCGCGTGGCCAGCGAACTGTCGCGCGGCAGCATGCCGGAACCGGCGCGCCAGCTGGCCGCGCTGATGGCAAAGTCGCTCAGCGCAGCCAGCTGA